From one Nitrospirota bacterium genomic stretch:
- a CDS encoding DUF72 domain-containing protein, translating into MAKVKIGCSGFMYDHWRGVFYPEGLPKKQWFQYYTGVFDTVELNVTFYRLPKRESFAGWYKKSPEGFSFSIKGSRYITHVKRLKEPEEAVERFFDVAVDLRDKLSVVLWQFPPGFGLDCDRLRDFLFMLRKYRVRHAFEFRHPGWIVPEVTALLRDEGHAFCMADWPGFITELPATADFVYIRRHGHGGRYNSCYSLEELRRDAARIKGFLRQGLDVYMYFNNDAFGYAPKNAVELKELLGRK; encoded by the coding sequence ATGGCGAAGGTGAAGATCGGTTGCAGCGGGTTTATGTATGACCACTGGAGGGGGGTCTTTTATCCTGAAGGCCTTCCCAAAAAACAGTGGTTTCAGTACTATACCGGTGTATTTGATACAGTGGAGCTGAATGTCACCTTCTACAGGCTGCCCAAACGGGAATCATTTGCCGGGTGGTATAAAAAGAGCCCTGAGGGGTTTTCTTTTTCCATCAAGGGCAGCAGGTATATCACCCATGTCAAGAGGCTCAAGGAGCCTGAAGAGGCAGTTGAAAGGTTTTTTGATGTTGCTGTTGACCTCAGGGACAAGCTCTCTGTAGTGCTCTGGCAGTTCCCCCCGGGCTTTGGCCTTGACTGCGACAGGCTCAGGGACTTTCTCTTTATGCTGAGAAAATACAGGGTGAGGCATGCCTTTGAGTTCCGGCATCCGGGCTGGATCGTCCCTGAAGTGACAGCGCTTCTCAGGGACGAGGGGCACGCATTCTGTATGGCTGACTGGCCCGGGTTTATCACCGAACTTCCAGCAACTGCGGATTTTGTTTATATCAGGAGGCATGGACACGGCGGGAGGTATAACAGTTGTTATTCCCTCGAGGAACTCCGGAGGGATGCAGCGAGGATAAAGGGGTTTTTAAGGCAAGGCCTTGATGTGTATATGTATTTCAATAATGATGCCTTTGGTTATGCGCCAAAGAATGCTGTTGAATTAAAAGAATTACTCGGCCGGAAATGA
- the surE gene encoding 5'/3'-nucleotidase SurE: MHILVSNDDGYLSRGIQLLAEVAGQFGDVTVVAPDRQQSAASHALSLHRPLRAWQEKPRVWAVDGTPTDCVNLALNGLLDSSVDLVVSGINHGANLGDDVTYSGTVAAAMEGCLLGVPALAFS; encoded by the coding sequence ATGCACATATTGGTAAGCAACGATGATGGCTATCTGAGCCGGGGTATCCAACTGCTCGCAGAGGTCGCAGGGCAATTTGGTGACGTAACAGTTGTGGCCCCTGACCGGCAGCAGAGTGCCGCCAGTCACGCCCTTAGTTTGCATCGACCGCTACGTGCCTGGCAAGAGAAACCCCGCGTCTGGGCGGTGGATGGTACGCCTACCGACTGCGTGAATCTCGCCTTGAACGGGCTTCTGGATTCCTCCGTGGATCTTGTGGTTTCCGGTATCAACCATGGTGCCAATCTTGGCGATGATGTTACCTATTCCGGTACGGTTGCGGCGGCGATGGAAGGTTGCCTGCTCGGTGTTCCTGCCCTGGCCTTCAGC